A portion of the Amia ocellicauda isolate fAmiCal2 chromosome 22, fAmiCal2.hap1, whole genome shotgun sequence genome contains these proteins:
- the LOC136718541 gene encoding ankyrin repeat domain-containing protein 34C, translating into MGEPREYLSDGSPLIQAAQLGRLRLVRLLVEGGAQVNERNQRGETALAAACRGTRPLPERLKLLRFLLEHAADPNAQDKAGRTALMYACMEKAGPEVSALLLEHGADPGLEDYGGASALVYAVNAREPTTLQVLLDGCRQRGRDILIIASRLGSSGHPVTKRYLNAPPSPDYEGGCEGGRCSSPVSCMSPSEIELKTSSPGSPGSEGDNIFSFRGASKRGSVENELLPPDWNPPHGRRLRSEPWLAIRNLSHLRSAYEESLRRGSRQEEEEGDPGEGGDLSADLEGLAVSRRASVCQLLDSTAAERAQPLGAGGRQVSRKPSFEKLPPSTKTLLPDRRNTLPTVQPSGDPLRLPSLVLDPCPPDSHCQISQLSPGWKGHASSSPNWRSSSLESSDWQAMEPSSARPFLPPLPAGPSLLYSPAPPQMPLPCPSPRPLLCSSKAVGGRRGAMQRRHSIQAEQLKHMGGYDEILIL; encoded by the coding sequence ATGGGGGAGCCCCGGGAGTACCTGTCAGATGGGAGCCCGCTGATCCAGGCGGCCCAGCTGGGGAGGCTGCGGCTGGTGCGTCTGCTGGTGGAGGGTGGTGCCCAGGTGAACGAGCGCAACCAGCGGGGGGAGACGGCCCTGGCGGCGGCCTGCAGAGGGACACGGCCCCTGCCCGAGCGGCTGAAGCTGCTGAGGTTCCTGCTGGAGCATGCGGCCGACCCCAACGCCCAGGACAAGGCGGGCCGCACGGCACTGATGTACGCCTGCATGGAGAAGGCCGGGCCGGAGGTGTCTGCCCTGCTGCTGGAGCACGGGGCCGACCCCGGCCTGGAGGACTACGGGGGGGCGTCGGCGCTGGTGTACGCGGTCAATGCCAGGGAGCCAACCACTCTGCAGGTGCTGCTGGACGGCTGCAGGCAACGCGGCCGCGACATCCTCATCATCGCCAGCCGCCTGGGCTCCTCGGGCCACCCCGTCACCAAGCGCTACCTGAACGCACCGCCCTCGCCGGACTATGAGGGGGGATGTGAGGGCGGCCGCTGCTCCTCCCCCGTGTCCTGCATGTCCCCCTCCGAGATCGAGCTCAAGACCAGCTCCCCCGGTTCGCCCGGCTCTGAGGGGGACAACATCTTCAGCTTCCGGGGCGCCAGCAAGAGGGGCTCGGTGGAGAATGAGCTGCTGCCCCCGGACTGGAACCCGCCCCATGGCCGCCGCCTGCGCTCTGAGCCCTGGCTGGCCATCCGCAACCTGTCCCACCTCCGCAGCGCCTATGAGGAGAGCCTAAGACGGGGGAGCAggcaggaggaggaagagggagaccCAGGAGAAGGAGGAGATTTGTCCGCCGATCTTGAAGGCCTGGCAGTGTCCAGGAGGGCCTCGGTTTGTCAACTCCTTGACTCCACTGCCGCAGAACGAGCCCAGCCTCTGGGAGCAGGCGGTAGGCAGGTGTCCAGGAAACCCTCCTTCGAGAAGCTGCCGCCATCCACCAAGACCCTGCTGCCGGACCGCAGGAACACGCTGCCAACCGTCCAGCCCAGTGGCGACCCCCTGCGCCTGCCTTCCCTGGTGCTGGACCCCTGTCCCCCCGATTCCCACTGCCAGATCAGCCAGCTCAGCCCAGGCTGGAAGGGCCACGCCTCCTCCTCACCCAACTGGAGGTCCTCCTCCCTGGAGTCATCCGACTGGCAGGCGATGGAGCCGTCGTCTGCCCGACCCTTCCTCCCTCCGCTCCCGGCCGGCCCGTCTCTGCTCTACTCCCCCGCCCCGCCCCAGATGCCGCtgccctgcccctccccccgGCCCCTGCTCTGCAGCTCCAAGGCTGTTGGAGGCCGGCGGGGAGCGATGCAGCGCCGGCACTCAATCCAGGCGGAGCAGCTGAAGCACATGGGCGGCTACGATGAGATCCTGATCCTGTGA
- the LOC136718206 gene encoding inositol-3-phosphate synthase 1-A produces the protein MAETIRINSPNVKYTEKFIESRYAYHSTAVSQENGVYKVTPHTTHFTFCTERKVPKLGVMLVGWGGNNGTTVTAAVLANKLGLNWQTKTGLKKANYYGSLLQASTVSLGTGPGGEVFVPFRNLLPMVHPNDIIFDGWDISSLDLASAMERAQVLDWPLQEQLRPHMAQFKPRPSIYIPEFIAANQEARADNILKGTIAEQVEQLRSDIRDFKQKSGVDKVVVLWTANTECFCDIIPGVNDTAQNLLKTIQVGRHVSPSTLFAVASILEGCAYINGSPQNTFVPGAVELAQQRRVFISGDDFKSGQTKIKSVLVDFLVSAGIKPTAIVSYNHLGNNDGMNLSSPQQFRSKEISKSNVVDDMVRSNPVLYREGEKPDHCVVIKYVPYVGDSKRAMDEYTSEIMMGGTNTIALHNTCEDSLLASPIILDLVILTELCQRITFRTDSDPDFQSFHCVLSLLSYLCKAPLVPQGAPVVNAFFRQRACIENTLRACLGLPPQNHMQLEYKMQRSCLPASIPVATAKATAALSNGYYTPLIINGTSNGLHEH, from the exons ATGGCAGAAACGATCAGAATAAACAGTCCCAACGTGAAATACACCGAGAAGTTCATCGAGTCCCGGTATGCCTACCACAGCACAGCCGTCTCCCAGGAGAATGGCGTCTACAAG GTCActccacacaccacacacttcACGTTCTGTACGGAGCGCAAGGTGCCCAAGCTGGGCGTGATGCTGGTGGGCTGGGGGGGCAACAACGGCACCACTGTGACGGCAGCAGTGCTGGCCAACAAGCTGGGGCTGAACTGGCAAACCAAGACTGGGCTGAAG aaAGCCAACTACTACGGCTCGCTGCTGCAGGCCTCCACGGTGAGTCTAGGCACTGGGCCTGGCGGGGAGGTCTTCGTCCCCTTCCGGAACCTGCTGCCCATGGTGCACCCTAATGACATCATCTTCGATG GCTGGGACATCTCCTCTCTGGACCTGGCCAGTGCAATGGAGCGGGCCCAGGTGCTGGACTGGCCCCTGCAGGAGCAGCTGCGCCCCCACATGGCACAGTTCAAGCCCCGACCCTCCATCTACATCCCAGAGTTCATCGCAGCCAATCAGGAGGCGAGAGCCGACAACATCCTGAAGGGAACAATAGCTGAGCAG GTGGAGCAGCTCCGCTCTGACATCCGGGACTTCAAACAGAAGAGTGGTGTGGACAAGGTGGTCGTGCTGTGGACCGCCAACACAGAGTGCTTCTGTGACATCATCCCTGGCGTGAATGACACCGCGCAGAACCTGCTGAAGACCATCCAg GTGGGAAGACATGTCTCTCCCTCCACCCTGTTTGCGGTGGCCAGTATCCTGGAGGGATGTGCCTACATCAACGGCTCCCCGCAGAACACCTTCGTCCCTGGGGCGGTGGAGCTGGCCCAGCAGCGCCGGGTCTTCATCAGTGGAGATGACTTCAAGTCCGGGCAGACCAAGATCAAGTCCGTGCTGGTCGACTTCCTGGTTAGCGCCGGGATCAAG cccaccgccatcGTGAGCTACAACCACCTGGGCAACAACGACGGCATGAACCTGTCCTCCCCGCAGCAGTTCCGCTCTAAGGAGATCTCCAAGAGCAACGTGGTGGACGACATGGTGCGGTCCAACCCGGTGCTGTACAGAGAGGGCGAGAAACCGGACCACTGT GTGGTGATCAAGTACGTGCCCTACGTGGGCGACAGCAAGCGTGCCATGGACGAGTACACCTCCGAGATCATGATGGGTGGCACCAACACAATCGCCCTGCACAACACCTGTGAG GACTCTCTGCTGGCCAGCCCCATCATCCTGGACCTGGTGATCTTGACCGAGCTCTGCCAGCGCATCACCTTTCGCACGGACAGCGACCCAGACTTCCAGAGCTTCCACTGCGTGCTGTCGCTGCTCAGCTACCTGTGCAAGGCCCCCCTCGTCCCCCAGGGGGCGCCAGTGGTCAACGCCTTCTTCCGGCAGCGTGCCTGCATCGAAAACACCCTGAG gGCCTGCCTCGGCCTGCCCCCTCAGAACCACATGCAGCTGGAGTACAAGATGCAGAGgagctgcctgcctgccagcatcccTGTCGCAACCGCCAAGGCCACAGCTGCCCTTAGCAATGGCTACTACACTCCCCTGATCATCAACGGCACATCCAACGGCCTCCACGAACACTAG